The Rhinopithecus roxellana isolate Shanxi Qingling unplaced genomic scaffold, ASM756505v1 contig2383, whole genome shotgun sequence nucleotide sequence CACCAAATCAAGCAGCAGAAAGAGCTTCCAGATACGAGGAGATCCCTGGGCAGGAGCAGAGGATGTCTTACAGCTACCTCTATGGACCAACCTGGCCCTAGACCACCTGATTTCACGGACAATCAGGGATATGCCTCATATACTGGGGGGACCGGTGATTCCAGAAACATATGGCTTCCTCCTCAAGGGCTGGTGTTGCACAGCCTCCAGGCTGAGCTACGACCTCAGAGAAAGGGAGGGGAACCCCAGATTGACTGTGCCAGCCTCTCTGGATAAACAAGGAAACGTGCCCCTCCCAAGAGCTTGCGTCGTGGAGTGGGGGCTGTCTTGCTTTCTCTGCTGGCTGGAAGCGACAGGTGTGTGTGATGGCCCGCTCTGGATGGGAGGTTCCAGCGGAGCGTGGGAGGAAAGCAAGGCTGGGGTGGGCCGCGCCCCCCACCAcgtctcctcttcctcctgggcgGGGATGGGAGGGCGGCGCATAGCCAGCAGGGGGCGCCCAGACGACCGGCAATGCGGCGGGGCGGGCTGGCCGCGCTCGGGACGCGCCCCCGCCCCAGACCCCTAGCCCACCGCAGCCCACGCACCCCACCCAGCTCCCCGTCCCAGACAGAGAGGAGCGGAACGGGCGGCGTGGccgggtgggagggagggaggcagagagcacAGGGAGCCTGCGCCCGGTGGAGCATGCTCAAGGTCACGGCCAGAGTCCAGCCAGAGACCCCAGGGCGTCCGCCGCACACCCGCCGTCCCACGCGAAGACGTCCGACCACCGGCCAGATGAGTTCCTGCAGCCTGACGGGATCAAGGAAGGCGGCCACCACGGAGTCAACATTTTAAATAGGGTCATTTCTGTTACCGTGTTTTggcatttcttcctgttttaagtTTCTGCAAACCAAAACgcgcagggccgggcgcggtggctcacgcctgtaatcctagcactttgagaggcccaggcgggcgcatcacctgaggtcaggagttcgagaccagcctggctaacatggcgaaaccccgtctctactaaaaatacaaaaattagccgggcgttgtggcgggcgcctgtagtcctagctagtcgggaggctgaggcaagagaatcgcttgaacccgggaggcagaggttgcagtgggctgagatcccgccattgcactctagcctgggcgacagagcgagactctgtctcagaaaacaaaaaacaaaaacaaaaacaaacaaacaaaaaaacaactggcGTAGGCCCCGAGTCTCTTCCTCCGAGGGGCCTGGACTGGGCCCTCCTCCTGTGCCTGTCCCTGCGCACCAGCCGCCCGTCCCCCTTACCCCGCCCCCCACCACCGAGTGCTGGGCCTGCGCGCCCGCCTGGTTTCTAACCTCCGGCCTCCTCGCGACTCCACCCCTGCTGCCGCTAAGCTGCCGCTAAGcgcctcctttctttctctgctcttttcACCGCCATCCGACCAAGGCCCAACccctccctcaccctcacccACACCTGAACCCCGGGGAGGCCCCAGGAGCAGGGCGCCCACACAAGACCGCTCCTGTACCCAATGCCCCTTCTCAGCCACACTCACCCAAAGCTGCCTCCTGGCTCTGGGCTCCATGGCAACCAGCATCTAAGCAGGCTTAATGCCTTCCCAGAGTTCCTGAGGGCTAAGGGCAGGAGCAAGAGCATGACCCCAGCAAGGGGAGGACCAATGGGGGCAGGGGGCAGCGGGCAGCGCCTGGGCTTGTGGGCCGCAGAACCAGGCAGCCTGTTGCTAGGTAACCACATCTCCCATCACTGCCCCAACGCATCGTCCTGAGCCGCCCATCCTGTCTCCAGCCACCTTCTGTGGAGTCTCGAACGCTATCATCTGTGGGACCCTGAAGGCCGAAGGGAGAAGCAAGAGCTCAGCCACCACCCCTGAGCCACCTGTGGCTCTGCTACCCACCATTTCACTGTGAAGAGTCAGCTGCCTGGGCCGTGCCGTGAGGTCACTGCCACCATGAGTCTGGGTATCATGGAAGAGGAAGATCTGGCCGAGTACTTCCTGCTGCAGTATGGGGAGCGGCTGCTGCAGATGCTCCAGTGAGTGTCTGAGGCCTGGCTTGCCCACCCTTCTGTGCCTGGGACCACTCACACCCACCCCGTGCCTCATCCTCCAACCTGTCTGTCCCCTCCTCTCCTGTAACCCAGTGCCCCTAATAACCCTGGCACCAGTCCACCccatcaggctggtctccacccgGTCACCCGCCCCAGCTCACTCCTGCATGGCCCTCTGTGCTTCTCAACACAACATTCCTTCCCTCCAAAAGGGAGTGAGGCCCCTCTCCTTCCCGATGGGTATCTGTCTCCACGGGTTACTCCCAGCCCCAGCCTACCCCTTCTCAGAACACACAGACCTTTCGTGTTCACATCTTGGACAGGAAACTCCCCAATGTTCAGGGACAGTCGGAGTCCCCATCCATCCGGCTACTGGAGGAAAAGGCGCTGAAAATCATGCTTCATAATATCCTGCAGAAGAAGAAGGTGGGGACTCGGGGATGGAGTGCAGAGGGGCAGGAAAGGAGGAGAGTGGGCTGGGGCACCAGGAGAGCCTGTAGACAGCCCTCCATTGTCTGGATGCGGTGGCTAGAGCCAGGAGTCCTCTATGTGGTCTGGTCTCTTTGGGGAGAACAGAAAGGATCTGGGTCTTGGGGGTACCACTGTCCAGGTATGCTCtgctctgagccaggcatgggatagaAAGTGGGAGGCTCCTATGGACCCTCTTGGGCCTGGGCGTGGAGCCTCTGGGGCAGGGATGCCGGGGTCTTCCTCGGTACTCCTGTCAGGGGCCCTCCTGACCtctctgctcccccacccccaccccaaagaTGTGTCAGCGCAGAATGGAAGCCCTGAACCTGCGCTGGGAGGAACTGAGCGTTAAGGAAGCCCAGCTGATGGCTCGCCTCCAGTTCATCCAGGTTTGAAGGGGTGTGGGCAGCCACAGTGGCCGGGTGATCCACACTCCGCAGGTAGGCAAACTACCGCTCCTCCTCCTTGCTTCTGCTGACTCCTCGCCCTGAGTTCAAAGCATCCTTAGTGCTTCAGCATTGCCTGGCACCTCCCTAGGCATCCTTTATGTCCCCCACCTGTCTCTGTTTGTAATTTTCCATTTACCTGTCAGTCTCTGCTCCCTCTAGATGCCTGTTTCCTATTTCCTTTCCAGTACCTAGGACATACAGTTTATCCAGTAAATGAAagcatggatgaatgaatgaagatgcTACAGTCAGGACTAAACACTTGGGGAATACAGTGATGAATGGGACAGTTTTagtccctccacccaccccacccctccatcCTTGTCCTTGCACTGAAGGTCCGGGCAGGGGATGGTTAAGGACCAGGCACCACAGTCCATTCCAAGACACCCTCTCTCACTTCAGTCCTTAGTGGAGCAATTTAATCATCTTAAAAATCCAGATTTATCCAGACCCACTCCAATTTGCACTTACGTGGCCCTGAAGGGCCCGGTCCAGCTCCGGGAGTGGGTAATGATTGCCGTCGGCCACAAAGAAGCCTCACTCTGAAGCACCTTCCTTCCTGCTCTGTGCCTAAGCCATGTGGGACAGGAAGTCCTTGGACTGGGCACATTCTCCAGAGGTCCAGTTCTTCTTAGCAGCCAGAGAAACACTTATGGAGTGGTTGGGACAGAAGATTTGGGCATGATTTCTCCAAATGGCTCTCAGAGGGTCGGTAGCTTCAATTCCTAGAGAGTTTGCTACAAATACAGACCGCAGGGGCTTCCCTTGTTGCTTTCAGCGCGTCTGAGGTTGGGCCCAGgcttctatatttttttaaaagctccccaggcaGTTCTGATGACCAGGTGGATTTGAAAGTCACTGGTTTAGACCCCCTCAGTCCTCTCCTGGGCTTGCAGGGCAGCATACAGATCCTCCATGCACCTCCCCTCAGTGGCCTCCAAGTGCCACCACCACATACGCCTGTCCATGTGGAATCACAGGAGCCCCTGAAGGGGAGAAAGGAGCCACACAGGGCGAGGGGTGGGCTTTGCCCCTAATCTTAGGGGAGGGCGCTGCAGAAGAAAGAGGCAGGATTGGATTGATTGCAGTAACAGCCTCATTCTGTCCTCTGGGCATCGAACTGCCTGTTCCATCTCCTCCCTCAGCGGGATGCCATTCTGAGCTCCTAAGAGCATGCTCTCCCAGTGGCCTTACTCCCCAGGCCCTACAGTAGCAGGCGcatcccctctctcctcttcctggaGCTCCAGCCCTGTTGCTCCAGCTTGTGAAAGGGAGAGGGGCTCCTGCCTCCCATCTCCACAGCTGGGAAAATGGAGGCAACCGAGTACCAAATCGGGAGAAAATTCCCGCCTGTCTGGGAGTGGTCCTTCTGCTCCATGGAAAACGGCCACCGCTAAGAACAGAAACCACAGAAGCTTTGTCAGGAGGGTTCCCGCTCCCACTTCTGGACTTTCTTAGTCTTCTCAGGGGGTTGAGTTCTTCCAGACTCTGAGCCCAGTGCAATGTAGGTCTTCCCCAGTCCACTCTCTGAAGTCCAGAGCCAAGTCCCACAGGAAAGAACCATTTCCcgtctgccccctccccaccccaggtcACCTCTTGACTTTGGATTAAACCTCTGTCCTCACAGCCCCCTGAGCCCCACCTCAGTCCACAGAAATCTCTTCAACCAGGTTCCAATAACCCTGGAGAGCCTTTTCCTTTACCCCTCTTCTGCCCCTTGGGTGGCCCAGCAATCTCTGCCTGTTGCCAGGATGGTTGCGCAGACAGAGGGGTCTGAGGACACCACCAGCCCCAGGAAGGCCTGGGCCCCGGGAGGGCCGGGAGAGGCTTCCTGACCAGCACCACCTCCCCTGGCCCCAGGAGAACAACCAGAAATGGAATCCGTGCCATCAAGAAAGCCAACAAGGACGAGAACTCAAGCGCCAGCACATGCAGGAGCTGACCAAGGGCAAGCAGGAGATGGTGGTGCTGCGGCTGGAGCACCAGCGGCTGAGCGCCAAGCTGCAGGGCTACTCCATCTTCAACAAGTACCTAGAGAAGGTGGGTGGAGAACTCCGAGGTGAGTCCAAGGAGCCCTGGGGGGCTGGCCTGGCACcttcctcagccccacctcctcttccCCCGGCCCTGGGGCCCTGGGGTGGAGTTCAGGCTCAGCTGGCTGGGGACTGTTGGATCCTCTGGGCCCCATGGGCTCTGCAGGATGGGCACCCTGCTCTGAGGAGATGCAGCCAGCCCTAGGGGGCAGTGGGGAGCAGCTAAAAGAAGCCTCTGGTGAGGCTGAAGATTTTCTCAAGGGGTGGGGCCTAGAGCTGTgccttgtgtgtctgtgtgagtcaCAACTGTGTATCTATCTTGTGTGAGTTACATGTTTATGTCTACATGTGTGTCCATGGCTGTTTGTCTGTCTACAGGGGGGTGTGGTGTGTATCAACACGTGGCCTCCCTGTATCCCTGCATCCCCTCCTTTCAGTGTCTTCTGTTTACTGGAGAGTAAAttagggagaggaagggagaggagttGGAAAAACACCCAACCCCCTGCAGAACTGGGGTGCCTCATTTGTGCTGGGCCCTGGGGTTGGTTGCTTCACACAGGTAGCTTCATTCAGTTTGCTGGTCAGCCCCAGGGAGAACCCAAGCTGACCATCccttacagagaaggaaatggaggctccAAGAAGTTAAGTCacctgctcagggtctcacagctCATCAGTGAGGAGAGCCTTTGCTTTCAGCCCACTCCTCAGTGGGCCCCACAGTGCCACTGACAAGGGCTCTCCCTGCAGTCCCTGTGGCAGTAGCCCAGGGACTTCTTAGTTCCTCTGTGCCTCTGGCGGCATCGGACACTGCGATGTCCCTCCAGAAACCTCCCTCTGCCCTCAACTCGGTGgcacctccctctctcccctaccTCTGCCccctccttctcaggttcctcgggTGGGGGTGGCCTCTTCCCAggtccttcttttattttattttatttttgagacggagtctcactctgttgcccaggctggagtgcagtggtgcgatctcggctcactgcaagctccgcctcctgggttcacgccattctcctgcctcagcctccccgagcagctggggactacaggcgcccgccaccacacccggctaattttttgtattttagtagaggacGGGATTTCCACCATgtcgccagggtggtctccatctcctgacctcgtgagccgcctgcctcggcctcccaaagtgctgggattacaggcgtgagcccctgggCCCCGGCCTTTTCTCAAGTCCTTATGTGGTGGGTCCAGGTTCTCTGTCTCAgatcctcccccaccccaccccccttttttttttttttttttttttttgagacagagttggcTCTTGTtagccccaggctggagtgcagtggttttggatctcagctcactgcaacttccactttcccattttcaagtgattctcctgcctcagcctcccgagtaactgggattataggcacccgccaccatgcccggcgacaGGATGCACAACTGTTCACTGTTCCCACAATTTCCATATCACACCACTAACCTAATTTACTCATGCATGAGTCCACCTCTGCATTATTTCCTCTACTCAAAGGTGCTTACGTACTGTAAGGTCAGTGGTTCATTTCATGGTTGGGGTTTGTTTTGTGGGGGGGGCGGGCAGGAAGTAAGGAGGGACTACCAGATTAAAACTGCAGATAAATTACAAAATGTGGCCAGGCCACTCTGGCTCACTTCCTGTATTCCCAGGCAGCTTTGGTGAGAGGCCACTAAGacggagtggatcacctgaggtcaggagttcaacaccagtgtggccaacatggtgaaaccctttgtctctactaaaaatacaaaaattagcgggcgtgGGTGGTGGCAAGGTTGCCTGTAATCGATaggctcaagaggctgaggcaggagagaatcgcGTTGAACCCAGTGAGGTGGatggttacagtgagccagagGTCAATCGCctatcgcactccagcctgggggaccaAGAGGAGGAAAACTCcgtcctcaaaaacaaacaaaccaaaaaaataattgttaagaTGTGTCTTGGAATTTCAGAGTGTGGTTTAAAATACGTATCTTAGAATGGAGAATTGTCCTGTGTCCTCCCTCCTAAGCTTTAGACCCCCTACATTTAACTTCATCCCCGTGCACACTCATCTCATCTGCTTCCTGCACACCCCCAGGACTAGCCATGCCACTGGAGCGACGTCTGTTGTCCTGGTGAAGGGCAGGACCACGCACTCTCAGGCCCCGCCAGAACTCGGGCCTCCTTGGCTCCTCCCTCCTGCTCAGTGCCACAGCTATCAATCAGCAGATCTGGTCTGTTCTGCCTTGGAAGCATTTCTGGAATCCAGCCCCTGCCCCTTCCTCATCCAGGCCACCAGTGATACCTCGTCTGGAGTTCAACTCCGCGTCATTCCTGGCCAGCCTGTTTGgcattccccccacccccctctctttctcttttttcttcgtTTATTTTGTTCAAAATACTTTAAGCATACTGGAGAGTATAGAGACACACATAACAGCGACCAAGTACTCATCACAGCTTTGCTAAATCTTCGTATTTTTCCCATCTGCCCCCAGTTCTTTTGTCTTAAATCAAACACTACCGAGAATTGAAATCCAGTAAATGAAATCCTTTGTGTCCTTCCAAATCTTATGCTG carries:
- the LOC115895779 gene encoding coiled-coil domain-containing protein 42-like, with product MSLGIMEEEDLAEYFLLQYGERLLQMLQKLPNVQGQSESPSIRLLEEKALKIMLHNILQKKKMCQRRMEALNLRWEELSVKEAQLMARLQFIQENNQKWNPCHQESQQGRELKRQHMQELTKGKQEMVVLRLEHQRLSAKLQGYSIFNKYLEKVGGELRGWAPCSEEMQPALGGSGEQLKEASVPVAVAQGLLSSSVPLAASDTAMSLQKPPSALNSVAPPSLPYLCPLLLRFLG